The DNA region TCCAAGTTTAGGAGGGGTTCAGCTCGGTGAACTCTTTGCAAAACTCGAAGCCGCAGCAAAATTATCAGATCTTCCTCAACTCAGACAATATTTTTCTAAAGTTGAAATTATGGCGATCGCAGTCCGTGAAGACCTACAAGAACGCCAACATAATATGGTTAAATAGCTGACTTTGAAACTTGCTTAAATGTGTCTAGTCTTTGATGAGTAAAACGACAGCATGGACACAAATGCCTTGTTCTTTACCCGTGGCATCAAGTTTTTCATTAGTTGTTGCTTTAATGCCCACTTGATCAAGTTCGACATCGAGAGCTTCTGCTAAACGCTTGGTCATCGCAGGGATGTGGGGTTTCAGTTTAGGACGTTCGGCAACGATAACCGAGTCAATATTGCCGATGCGCCACCCTTTTTCTTTGATCAATTGATCGATTTGTTTGAGAAGTTTAACGCTATCTGCCCCCTTCCATTTGGGATCGCTCGGAGGGAAATAATAGCCAATATCCCGGAGACTTAAGGCACCGAGCATTGCATCCATAATTGCGTGGATCAGCACATCTGCATCGCTATGACCGTCTAAGCCTAGATGATGATCGAGTTGTATCCCACCCAAAATCAAGGGGCGGCCTGCGACGAGACGGTGGACATCGTAGCCATTACCAATCCGGATATTCATGGGCTGTAGGAGGGATGAACTGAAATCATTTGGTAGGGTATCATATCTCTCTAGTAAATTTGGCGACTCCTATAGTCGTTGGGTTTTGCAAATTCTATTTGCTGGCGATCGCCATTCTGGGTGCAGACAATACGCGAAACAAAATAAATTTAGACTTGAGAATCTTGTTATGGGTATTCTGAGTCTAGGTAAAAGGTGTCTATCAGCAGCCTCTGCCGGACACATTCTATGGACACCAAATCACTGATTTTATGCTTGGTCATACTCGAAACTGGCGCAACTTCTTCTTTCTCCTGACAGTACTCGTGGGGATTACTGCTGGCGATCGCCCAGATGCTTTCTCTTTAAATCTCAATTTTGGCCGCCCTGTCCTTGCTCAATCTGAAACAGAGCCAGAATCAGAAACAACGGCAACAGATAGCAGCTTTTTGCAAGGTTTATTGCAGCTCAACCAAGAATTTTTGGCGGGGCGATCGCAGCTACGACAGTTATCAAATGAGTTAAGTGCTCTTGATCGAAATACGAAAAACTTTCAAGCTAGCTACTTTGAAAACTATGTCAGTCGCGTTAAAGATTTACAGCAGAAAATTGGTGTTTTAGAAACGCAACTTGGGCGCTTTTCTGATGCTGATCAGCAACTTGCCTTGAAAACAGAACTGGAACAGCAGGGGGTTATCCTCAAAAATTTGTTGACCTTGTCAGAGTCTTTCGTCGGAGGCTTTAATCCCACAGCAATTCGAAAGATGCAGGAGCTATTAGACTTCTTCGAGCGTGAAAATTTGCCTGATAGTAGCTATGGATTTTATGGCTCTGTCACCCAGACGGAACTCACCACTTATCTTGATCAACAGCTCCAAGAATTTGCGAATAATCTCAAAGAGCTAAATCAAATTGCCACCAAAGGGGCGATCGCCCCAAACCTCGATACTTCGATTCAATATCTCTATACGACCCTCAGTCTTGAAAGCACATTAAACCCAACCAGCAGTGGTGGTGGCAATCTTCAGCAA from [Leptolyngbya] sp. PCC 7376 includes:
- the ispF gene encoding 2-C-methyl-D-erythritol 2,4-cyclodiphosphate synthase, whose protein sequence is MNIRIGNGYDVHRLVAGRPLILGGIQLDHHLGLDGHSDADVLIHAIMDAMLGALSLRDIGYYFPPSDPKWKGADSVKLLKQIDQLIKEKGWRIGNIDSVIVAERPKLKPHIPAMTKRLAEALDVELDQVGIKATTNEKLDATGKEQGICVHAVVLLIKD